From a single Adhaeribacter swui genomic region:
- a CDS encoding gamma carbonic anhydrase family protein, with product MPLLLPVEDKFPAFGENCYIAENATVVGDVVLGNECTVWFNAVIRGDVNSIRIGDKTNIQDGAVIHCTYQRAATVIGNNVSVGHNAIVHGCTIRDNVLVGMGAIVMDNAVVQENCIVAAGAIVLENTICEAGHIYAGIPARKVKPVSEEQIAGMARTANNYVMYAGWFQPKPS from the coding sequence GTGCCGCTGCTGTTACCCGTTGAAGATAAATTTCCTGCATTTGGTGAAAACTGTTATATCGCTGAAAATGCCACCGTGGTGGGCGATGTAGTACTGGGAAACGAGTGTACCGTGTGGTTTAACGCTGTTATCCGGGGCGACGTGAACAGCATCCGGATTGGCGATAAAACCAACATTCAGGATGGTGCCGTTATTCATTGTACCTACCAGCGAGCCGCTACCGTTATTGGCAACAACGTATCGGTGGGGCACAACGCCATTGTGCACGGGTGCACCATCCGGGATAACGTACTGGTGGGCATGGGCGCTATTGTAATGGATAATGCCGTGGTGCAGGAAAACTGCATTGTTGCGGCCGGGGCCATTGTACTGGAAAACACAATTTGCGAAGCCGGCCACATCTACGCGGGCATTCCGGCCCGTAAAGTAAAACCGGTAAGCGAAGAACAAATTGCCGGGATGGCCCGCACCGCCAATAACTATGTAATGTACGCCGGCTGGTTTCAACCAAAGCCAAGCTAG